The proteins below come from a single Tissierella sp. MB52-C2 genomic window:
- a CDS encoding lysophospholipid acyltransferase family protein: MSFYKVVKTAAGFVFKIIYRIEVHGEENIPMDGRLVLCSNHIHNFDPLILSIVFPREVSWMAKKQLFKSKTLSSLLKKLGAFPVDREESDLSAIKNALKVLKKEGVLGMFPEGTRVKEFNLKNAKPGISLISIKSRSRVLPVYIEGNYKIFRKIKVYFGKPIDFSKYYDEKLGTEEYSRLSQEILQSIYSNKYKEEGKIGDNHS, translated from the coding sequence ATGAGCTTTTATAAAGTAGTAAAGACAGCAGCAGGATTTGTCTTTAAGATAATATATAGAATAGAAGTCCATGGAGAAGAAAATATTCCTATGGATGGCAGACTAGTATTATGTTCAAATCATATACATAATTTTGATCCACTTATTTTATCTATAGTATTCCCAAGAGAAGTTTCCTGGATGGCAAAGAAACAACTATTTAAAAGTAAAACATTATCATCTTTATTAAAAAAACTAGGTGCATTTCCTGTAGATAGAGAAGAATCCGATTTATCAGCAATTAAAAATGCTCTAAAGGTTCTAAAAAAAGAAGGAGTATTGGGAATGTTTCCAGAAGGTACTAGAGTTAAAGAGTTTAATTTAAAGAACGCAAAACCAGGAATTTCATTAATAAGTATAAAATCACGTTCTAGGGTTCTGCCTGTTTATATTGAAGGGAATTATAAAATTTTTAGAAAAATTAAAGTTTATTTTGGAAAACCTATTGATTTCTCAAAATATTATGATGAAAAACTAGGTACAGAGGAGTATAGCCGATTGAGTCAGGAAATTTTGCAATCAATATATTCAAATAAATATAAGGAGGAAGGCAAAATTGGAGATAATCATAGCTGA